A window of the Streptomyces sp. NBC_00250 genome harbors these coding sequences:
- the thiD gene encoding bifunctional hydroxymethylpyrimidine kinase/phosphomethylpyrimidine kinase, whose amino-acid sequence MTSRPPLVLTVAGSDSGGGAGIQADLKTMLALGVHGMSVLTAVTAQNSRGVQGVWELPVEAVRAQYRAVVDDIGVQAVKTGMLASAALVETVAELLGDTGAPVVVDPVGVSKHGDSLLAESALDSVRTKLLPRATVATPNLDEVTQLTGVHVVYEADMRVAAEAILSYGPEWVLIKGGHLPTGREAVDLLTDGSEEHWLRAPRHDNRHTHGTGCTLASAVASGLAKGLPVPEAVREAKEYVTGAIGAGFALGAGIGPVDHGWRFRD is encoded by the coding sequence GTGACCTCCCGGCCCCCGCTCGTGCTGACCGTCGCCGGATCCGACTCCGGCGGCGGCGCCGGCATCCAGGCCGACCTGAAGACGATGCTCGCGCTCGGCGTCCACGGCATGAGCGTGCTCACGGCCGTCACCGCCCAGAACTCGCGGGGCGTCCAGGGCGTCTGGGAGCTGCCGGTGGAAGCCGTACGCGCCCAGTACCGGGCCGTCGTCGACGACATCGGCGTCCAGGCCGTCAAGACCGGCATGCTGGCCTCGGCGGCTCTCGTGGAGACCGTCGCCGAGCTGCTCGGCGACACCGGCGCCCCGGTCGTCGTCGACCCGGTCGGCGTCTCCAAGCACGGGGACTCCCTGCTCGCCGAGAGCGCGCTCGACTCCGTCCGGACGAAGCTGCTGCCCCGGGCCACCGTCGCCACCCCGAACCTGGACGAGGTGACACAGCTCACGGGCGTCCACGTCGTCTACGAGGCCGACATGCGGGTCGCGGCCGAGGCGATCCTGTCGTACGGGCCGGAGTGGGTCCTGATCAAGGGCGGGCACCTGCCCACCGGCCGGGAGGCCGTGGACCTGCTGACGGACGGATCCGAGGAGCACTGGCTGCGCGCCCCGCGCCACGACAACCGGCACACCCACGGGACGGGCTGCACGCTCGCGTCCGCGGTGGCGTCCGGGCTCGCCAAGGGACTCCCGGTGCCGGAGGCGGTGCGGGAGGCCAAGGAGTACGTCACGGGGGCCATCGGCGCCGGGTTCGCGCTGGGCGCGGGCATCGGGCCGGTCGATCACGGCTGGCGGTTCAGAGACTGA
- the cofC gene encoding 2-phospho-L-lactate guanylyltransferase, translated as MNAIHTDADDGWSLVVPLKPLALAKSRLAAAAGSRLRPRLALAFAEDTVGAVLNCARVRDVVVVTDDPTASGALGSLGARIVPDTPAAGLNAALAHGVRVIRSRRPYARVATLNADLPALRPAELALVLDAARKFPRAFLADAAEIGTTFLSAGPGVELEPAFGGASRLRHLSSGAVEIRLSGVDSVRRDVDTGEDLAAAEALGLGPRTAARWLSAAG; from the coding sequence ATGAACGCCATACACACGGATGCGGACGACGGCTGGTCCCTGGTCGTGCCCCTGAAGCCCCTTGCCCTGGCGAAGAGCAGACTGGCCGCGGCGGCCGGGTCCCGGCTGCGCCCGCGGCTGGCGCTCGCGTTCGCCGAGGACACCGTGGGTGCGGTGCTGAACTGCGCGCGGGTACGGGATGTGGTGGTCGTCACGGACGATCCGACGGCCTCCGGGGCACTGGGCTCGCTGGGGGCGCGGATCGTCCCGGACACCCCTGCGGCGGGGCTCAACGCGGCGCTGGCGCACGGGGTCCGCGTCATACGGTCCCGGCGGCCGTACGCGCGCGTGGCCACGCTCAACGCGGACCTGCCGGCGCTGCGGCCGGCGGAGCTCGCCCTGGTCCTGGACGCGGCCCGGAAATTTCCGAGGGCTTTTCTCGCGGATGCCGCCGAAATAGGTACGACATTCCTCTCGGCGGGCCCGGGGGTGGAATTGGAACCGGCATTCGGAGGTGCGTCACGGCTCCGGCATTTGTCGTCGGGTGCCGTGGAAATCCGGCTGTCCGGGGTGGATTCCGTACGCCGGGACGTGGACACCGGTGAGGATCTGGCGGCGGCGGAGGCACTGGGGCTCGGCCCGCGGACGGCCGCCCGGTGGCTGTCGGCGGCCGGATAG
- a CDS encoding HAD family hydrolase — MTIRAVLWDVDDTIFDYARADHVGMSAHLTAEGLVDGFDSVDQALRRWRELTALHWRRFEAGGVDFQEQRRERVRDFLAEPALTAAEADRWFERYVSHYEAAWELFPDAVPVLDLLADDYRHGILSNSSIHNQERKLRVLGVRDRFEAVLCAAELGVAKPAPEAFHAACTALDLRPREVAYVGDQPDIDARGAVEAGLRGIWLDRADTGGRPELNRITDLRQLPALLGGHTRFGAPSTFG; from the coding sequence ATGACCATCCGCGCGGTCCTGTGGGACGTGGACGACACGATCTTCGACTACGCCCGCGCCGACCACGTCGGCATGAGCGCGCACCTGACGGCCGAGGGCCTGGTGGACGGATTCGACTCCGTCGACCAGGCCCTCCGTCGTTGGCGGGAGCTGACCGCGCTCCACTGGCGCCGTTTCGAGGCCGGTGGGGTCGACTTCCAGGAGCAGCGGCGGGAGCGCGTGCGGGACTTCCTCGCGGAGCCCGCGCTCACCGCCGCCGAGGCCGATCGCTGGTTCGAGCGGTACGTCTCCCATTACGAGGCGGCCTGGGAACTCTTCCCCGACGCCGTCCCCGTACTGGACCTCCTGGCCGATGACTATCGTCACGGGATTCTGTCCAACTCCAGCATCCACAACCAGGAGCGCAAGCTCCGGGTCCTGGGCGTACGGGACCGCTTCGAGGCCGTCCTCTGCGCCGCGGAGCTCGGGGTGGCCAAACCGGCCCCGGAGGCCTTCCACGCCGCCTGCACCGCTCTTGACCTGCGACCCCGCGAGGTCGCGTACGTGGGGGACCAGCCGGACATCGACGCCCGGGGCGCGGTGGAGGCGGGGCTGCGGGGCATCTGGCTGGACCGCGCGGACACCGGCGGCAGGCCCGAACTGAACCGGATCACGGACCTCCGCCAGCTCCCGGCCCTGCTCGGAGGGCATACCCGTTTTGGAGCACCGTCCACCTTCGGGTAA
- the leuD gene encoding 3-isopropylmalate dehydratase small subunit, which yields MEAFTTHTGRAVPLRRSNVDTDQIIPAHWLKKVTRDGFEDGLFEAWRKDSEFILNRPERQGASVLVAGPDFGTGSSREHAVWALQNYGFQTVISARFADIFRGNSLKNGLLTVVLPQETVDALWELTEADPTAEVTVDLEQRKVLAAGIDADFELDENARWRLLNGLDDISLTLQNEADIATYEAARPAHKPRTITV from the coding sequence ATGGAAGCTTTCACCACGCACACCGGCCGGGCCGTCCCGCTGCGCCGCAGCAACGTCGACACCGACCAGATCATCCCGGCGCACTGGCTCAAGAAGGTCACCCGCGACGGCTTCGAGGACGGTCTCTTCGAGGCCTGGCGCAAGGACTCCGAGTTCATCCTCAACCGCCCCGAGCGGCAGGGTGCCTCGGTCCTGGTCGCCGGCCCCGACTTCGGCACCGGCTCCTCCCGTGAGCACGCCGTCTGGGCGCTCCAGAACTACGGCTTCCAGACGGTCATCTCGGCCCGCTTCGCCGACATCTTCCGCGGCAACTCGCTGAAGAACGGCCTGCTCACCGTGGTCCTGCCGCAGGAGACGGTCGACGCGCTCTGGGAGCTGACCGAGGCCGACCCGACCGCCGAGGTCACCGTCGACCTGGAGCAGCGAAAGGTCCTGGCCGCCGGGATCGACGCCGACTTCGAGCTCGACGAGAACGCCCGCTGGCGGCTGCTGAACGGACTCGACGACATCAGCCTCACCCTTCAGAACGAAGCCGACATCGCCACCTATGAGGCGGCACGACCGGCCCACAAGCCCCGTACAATTACGGTCTGA
- a CDS encoding DUF3515 domain-containing protein: protein MSSHRPFGLPAAVTAAVSLLAVAGCSSSDAAASVEVPSPPAAEAAFCQALAKELPDTLAGLERSDPEPGSELTAGWGDGAIVLRCGVPRPEKMSDPKAQGIEANGVNWMLERPEGAGPRFTSTYRKTYIEVQLDKRYAHDITPLADLAEPVRKTVPPSL from the coding sequence ATGTCTTCCCACCGGCCCTTCGGCCTGCCCGCCGCCGTCACGGCAGCCGTATCGCTGCTGGCCGTCGCCGGCTGCTCCTCGTCGGACGCCGCGGCGTCCGTCGAGGTTCCCAGCCCACCGGCGGCGGAGGCCGCCTTCTGCCAGGCCTTGGCGAAGGAGCTTCCCGACACCTTGGCGGGGCTGGAGCGGAGTGACCCGGAGCCCGGCTCCGAGCTGACCGCCGGCTGGGGTGACGGTGCGATCGTACTGCGCTGCGGGGTGCCCCGGCCCGAAAAGATGAGCGATCCCAAGGCGCAGGGCATCGAGGCGAACGGCGTGAACTGGATGCTGGAGCGCCCCGAGGGCGCCGGGCCCCGGTTCACCTCGACGTATCGGAAGACGTACATCGAGGTGCAGCTCGACAAGCGGTACGCGCACGACATCACGCCGCTCGCCGATCTCGCCGAGCCCGTACGGAAGACCGTGCCGCCCAGCCTCTGA
- a CDS encoding D-alanine--D-alanine ligase family protein, translating into MSENTQSPRKPRVAVVFGGRSSEHAISVVTAGAVLSAIDRDKYDVLPIGITTDGRWALTADAPERMAIADRALPNVADLAESEEGGVVLSVDPANREVVLTEPGAVPRALGEVDVVFPMLHGPYGEDGTLQGLLELSGVPYVGAGVLASAVGQDKEYMKRVFVSFGLPVGPYEVIRPREWEQNPAAARKKIVEFAAEHGWPLFVKPARGGSSMGITKVDDLSGLDEAIEEARRHDPKILVESLLRGREIECGVLEFEDGPRASVPAEIPPVTNHDFYDFEAKYIDSASGIVPAPIGDEATAEIQRLAVAAYEAVSCEGLVRADFFLTEDGDFVINEINTMPGFTPISMYPRMWQESGVSYPELVDRLIQAALNRSTGLR; encoded by the coding sequence ATGAGCGAGAACACCCAGAGCCCCCGCAAGCCGCGCGTGGCCGTCGTCTTCGGCGGACGCAGCTCCGAGCACGCCATCTCCGTCGTCACGGCGGGCGCCGTCCTGAGCGCCATCGACCGGGACAAGTACGACGTGCTGCCCATCGGCATCACGACGGACGGGCGCTGGGCGCTCACCGCCGACGCCCCCGAGCGCATGGCCATCGCCGACCGCGCCCTGCCCAACGTCGCCGACCTGGCCGAGTCCGAGGAGGGCGGTGTCGTCCTCTCCGTCGACCCCGCCAACCGCGAGGTCGTCCTCACCGAGCCCGGCGCCGTGCCGAGGGCCCTCGGCGAGGTCGACGTGGTCTTCCCGATGCTCCACGGCCCGTACGGCGAGGACGGCACCCTTCAGGGCCTCCTGGAGCTCTCCGGCGTCCCCTACGTCGGTGCGGGCGTCCTCGCCTCCGCCGTCGGCCAGGACAAGGAGTACATGAAGCGGGTCTTCGTCTCCTTCGGTCTCCCGGTCGGCCCGTACGAGGTCATCCGGCCGCGCGAGTGGGAGCAGAACCCCGCCGCCGCCCGCAAGAAGATCGTCGAGTTCGCCGCCGAGCACGGCTGGCCGCTCTTCGTGAAGCCGGCCCGCGGCGGCTCCTCCATGGGCATCACCAAGGTCGACGACCTCTCCGGCCTGGACGAGGCCATCGAGGAGGCCCGCCGCCACGACCCCAAGATCCTCGTCGAGTCGCTGCTGCGCGGCCGGGAGATCGAGTGCGGCGTCCTGGAGTTCGAGGACGGCCCCCGGGCCAGCGTGCCGGCCGAGATCCCGCCGGTCACGAACCACGACTTCTACGACTTCGAGGCCAAGTACATCGACTCGGCCTCCGGCATCGTGCCCGCGCCCATCGGGGACGAGGCCACCGCCGAGATCCAGCGCCTGGCCGTCGCCGCCTACGAGGCGGTCTCCTGCGAGGGCCTGGTCCGCGCCGACTTCTTCCTCACCGAGGACGGCGATTTCGTCATCAACGAGATCAACACCATGCCGGGCTTCACGCCGATCTCCATGTACCCGCGCATGTGGCAGGAGAGCGGCGTGAGCTACCCGGAGCTCGTCGACCGCCTCATCCAGGCCGCGCTGAACCGCTCCACGGGCCTGCGCTGA
- the ndgR gene encoding IclR family transcriptional regulator NdgR, translated as MDNSSGVGVLDKAALVLSALESGPATLAGLVAATGLARPTAHRLAVALEHHRMVARDMQGRFILGPRLAELAAAAGEDRLLATAGPVLTHLRDVTGESAQLYRRQGDMRICVAAAERLSGLRDTVPVGSTLTMKAGSSAQILMAWEEPERLHRGLQGARFTATALSGVRRRGWAQSIGEREPGVASVSAPVRGPSNRVVAAVSVSGPIERLTRHPGRMHAQAVIDAAARLSEALRRTG; from the coding sequence ATGGACAACTCTAGCGGCGTAGGCGTTCTCGACAAGGCAGCCCTTGTCCTGAGCGCCCTGGAGTCCGGTCCGGCCACCCTCGCAGGACTGGTCGCGGCGACGGGACTCGCACGACCCACGGCACACCGACTGGCCGTGGCACTGGAACACCACCGGATGGTGGCGCGTGACATGCAGGGCCGGTTCATCCTCGGACCGCGCCTCGCGGAGCTCGCCGCCGCGGCCGGCGAGGACCGTCTGCTCGCGACCGCCGGCCCGGTGCTGACGCATCTGCGCGATGTCACCGGCGAGAGCGCCCAGCTCTACCGGCGCCAGGGCGACATGCGCATCTGCGTGGCGGCGGCCGAGCGTCTCTCGGGCCTGCGGGACACCGTCCCGGTCGGCTCGACGCTGACGATGAAGGCCGGCTCGTCGGCGCAGATCCTGATGGCCTGGGAGGAGCCCGAGCGGCTCCACCGCGGCCTCCAGGGCGCCCGCTTCACGGCGACGGCCCTGTCGGGCGTACGGCGCCGCGGCTGGGCCCAGTCGATCGGTGAGCGGGAGCCGGGCGTCGCGTCCGTCTCCGCGCCCGTACGCGGCCCGTCGAACCGCGTGGTGGCCGCCGTGTCGGTCTCGGGTCCGATCGAGCGTCTGACGCGCCACCCGGGCCGTATGCACGCCCAGGCGGTCATCGACGCCGCCGCCCGTCTCTCCGAGGCGCTCCGCCGCACCGGCTGA
- a CDS encoding HU family DNA-binding protein, with product MNKAQLVEAIADKMGGRQQAAEAVDHVLDAIVRAVVGGDRVSVTGFGSFEKVDRPARYARNPQTGERVRVKKTSVPRFRAGQGFKDLVSGSKKLPKGGEVSVKKAPKGSLTGGAASATVKKAAAKKASTAKKAAAKKATPAKKATTAAAKKATPAKKTTTAAKKATPAKKATTAAAKKTSAAAKKTTTAAAKKATKVTAKKTAPAAKKATATKAPAKKTTARKTTAKKAAAKK from the coding sequence GTGAACAAGGCGCAGCTCGTAGAAGCGATTGCCGACAAGATGGGCGGTCGCCAGCAGGCCGCCGAAGCCGTCGACCACGTGCTCGACGCCATCGTGCGTGCCGTGGTCGGGGGCGACCGGGTCTCGGTGACGGGTTTCGGCTCGTTCGAGAAGGTCGACCGTCCGGCCCGCTACGCCCGCAACCCGCAGACGGGTGAGCGGGTGCGGGTCAAGAAGACCTCGGTCCCGCGCTTCCGTGCCGGTCAGGGCTTCAAGGACCTGGTCAGCGGCTCGAAGAAGCTCCCCAAGGGCGGCGAGGTCTCCGTCAAGAAGGCTCCCAAGGGCAGCCTGACCGGTGGCGCCGCCTCCGCGACCGTGAAGAAGGCCGCCGCCAAGAAGGCCAGCACCGCCAAGAAGGCCGCCGCGAAGAAGGCGACCCCGGCGAAGAAGGCGACGACGGCGGCCGCGAAGAAGGCGACCCCCGCGAAGAAGACCACCACGGCGGCCAAGAAGGCGACCCCCGCCAAGAAGGCCACCACGGCCGCGGCGAAGAAGACCTCCGCCGCCGCCAAGAAGACCACCACGGCCGCCGCGAAGAAGGCGACCAAGGTCACGGCCAAGAAGACCGCGCCGGCCGCGAAGAAGGCCACGGCGACGAAGGCGCCCGCCAAGAAGACGACGGCGCGCAAGACGACCGCCAAGAAGGCCGCCGCCAAGAAGTAG
- the leuC gene encoding 3-isopropylmalate dehydratase large subunit, translating into MGRTLAEKVWDDHVVRRAEGEPDLLFIDLHLLHEVTSPQAFDGLRQNGRQVRRLDLTIATEDHNTPTLDIDKPIADPVSRAQLETLRKNCAEFGVRLHPLGDVEQGVVHVVGPQLGLTQPGTTVVCGDSHTSTHGAFGALAFGIGTSQVEHVLATQTLPLARPRTMAITVDGELPEDVTAKDLILAIITKIGTGGGQGYILEYRGSAIEKLSMEARMTICNMSIEAGARAGMIAPDETTFDYLKGRAHAPEGEDWDAAVAYWKTLKSDEDAVFDAEVVIDAASLAPFVTWGTNPGQGAPLSANVPDPASYEDASERLAAEKALEYMGLTAGQPLRDIKVDTVFVGSCTNGRIEDLRNAAGLLEGRKVADGVRMLVVPGSVRVALQAVEEGLDKVFKEAGAEWRHAGCSMCLGMNPDQLAPGERSASTSNRNFEGRQGKGGRTHLVSPQVAAATAVLGHLASPADLSDVATTAGV; encoded by the coding sequence ATGGGTAGGACACTCGCGGAGAAGGTCTGGGACGACCATGTCGTCCGGCGCGCCGAGGGCGAGCCCGACCTCCTCTTCATCGATCTGCACCTGCTGCACGAGGTGACCAGCCCCCAGGCCTTCGACGGCCTGCGCCAGAACGGCCGGCAGGTGCGGCGCCTCGACCTCACCATCGCCACCGAGGACCACAACACCCCGACCCTCGACATCGACAAGCCGATCGCCGACCCGGTCTCCCGCGCGCAGCTGGAGACCCTCCGTAAGAACTGTGCCGAGTTCGGCGTCCGGCTGCACCCGCTGGGCGACGTCGAGCAGGGCGTCGTCCACGTGGTGGGACCGCAGCTGGGCCTGACCCAGCCGGGCACCACCGTCGTCTGCGGCGACTCGCACACCTCCACGCACGGCGCCTTCGGCGCGCTGGCGTTCGGCATCGGCACCAGCCAGGTCGAGCACGTGCTCGCCACCCAGACGCTGCCGCTGGCCCGCCCCAGGACCATGGCCATCACGGTCGACGGCGAGCTGCCCGAGGACGTCACCGCCAAGGACCTGATCCTGGCGATCATCACCAAGATCGGCACCGGCGGCGGCCAGGGCTACATCCTGGAGTACCGCGGCTCCGCCATCGAGAAGCTCTCGATGGAGGCCCGGATGACCATCTGCAACATGTCGATCGAGGCCGGCGCCCGCGCGGGCATGATCGCCCCCGACGAGACCACCTTCGACTACCTGAAGGGCCGCGCCCACGCCCCCGAGGGCGAGGACTGGGACGCCGCCGTCGCGTACTGGAAGACCCTGAAGTCCGACGAGGACGCGGTCTTCGACGCCGAGGTCGTCATCGACGCCGCCTCCCTGGCGCCGTTCGTCACCTGGGGCACCAACCCCGGCCAGGGCGCGCCGCTTTCGGCGAACGTCCCCGACCCGGCTTCGTACGAAGACGCTTCGGAGCGCCTGGCCGCCGAAAAGGCCCTGGAATACATGGGGTTGACCGCCGGGCAGCCGCTGCGCGACATCAAGGTCGACACCGTCTTCGTAGGCTCCTGCACCAACGGCCGCATCGAGGACCTGCGCAACGCCGCCGGTCTGCTGGAGGGCCGCAAGGTCGCCGACGGCGTCCGCATGCTGGTCGTCCCCGGCTCGGTCCGGGTCGCCCTGCAGGCCGTCGAAGAGGGTCTGGACAAGGTCTTCAAGGAGGCCGGCGCCGAATGGCGGCACGCGGGCTGCTCGATGTGCCTGGGCATGAACCCCGACCAACTGGCTCCGGGTGAGCGCTCCGCGTCCACCTCGAACCGTAACTTCGAGGGCCGGCAGGGCAAGGGCGGCCGGACCCACCTGGTCTCGCCCCAGGTCGCCGCCGCCACCGCCGTCCTGGGCCATCTGGCCTCCCCGGCCGATCTGTCCGACGTCGCCACCACCGCGGGGGTCTGA
- a CDS encoding thiamine-phosphate kinase, whose translation MKGTVGELGEFGLIRELTSRLTSTPAVRIGPGDDAAVVSAPDRRVVASTDILLEGRHFRRDWSTAYDVGRKAAAQNLADIAAMGAVPTALLLGLVVPAELPVTWPTELMDGLRDECQVAGAAVVGGDVVRGDTIMVSITALGDLRNHDPVTRGGAQPGDVVAYTGWLGWSAAGYAVLSRGFRSPRAFVEAHRRPEPPYHAGPAAAGLGATAMCDVSDGLIADLGHIAEASKVRIDLRSGLIDIPTQMNDIGQAVGVDPMQWVLTGGEDHAIVATFPPDVKLPARWKVIGEVLNPSALPQVTVDGAPWHSVGGWDHFGETE comes from the coding sequence GTGAAGGGCACAGTCGGAGAGCTGGGCGAGTTCGGGCTCATCAGGGAGCTCACGTCCCGGCTCACCTCCACCCCGGCGGTACGGATCGGGCCCGGCGACGACGCCGCGGTCGTCTCCGCCCCCGACCGGCGCGTGGTGGCCAGCACGGACATCCTCCTCGAAGGACGTCACTTCCGCCGCGACTGGTCGACGGCGTACGACGTCGGCCGCAAGGCAGCGGCACAGAACCTCGCCGACATCGCGGCCATGGGCGCGGTCCCCACAGCGCTCCTCCTCGGCCTGGTCGTCCCCGCCGAACTCCCCGTCACCTGGCCCACCGAACTCATGGACGGCCTGCGCGACGAATGTCAGGTCGCGGGCGCCGCGGTGGTCGGCGGCGACGTCGTCCGGGGCGACACGATCATGGTCTCCATCACCGCCCTCGGCGACCTCCGCAACCACGACCCGGTCACCCGGGGCGGCGCCCAGCCCGGCGACGTCGTCGCCTACACGGGCTGGCTCGGCTGGTCCGCCGCCGGATACGCGGTGCTCTCCCGGGGCTTCCGGTCCCCGCGCGCCTTCGTCGAGGCCCACCGCAGGCCCGAACCGCCGTACCACGCGGGTCCCGCCGCCGCCGGTCTCGGCGCCACCGCCATGTGCGACGTCAGCGACGGCCTCATCGCCGACCTCGGGCACATCGCCGAGGCCAGCAAGGTCCGCATCGACCTGCGCTCCGGCCTCATCGACATCCCCACCCAGATGAACGACATCGGCCAGGCCGTCGGTGTCGACCCCATGCAGTGGGTGCTCACCGGGGGAGAGGACCACGCCATCGTGGCCACCTTCCCGCCCGACGTGAAGCTGCCCGCCCGCTGGAAGGTCATCGGCGAGGTCCTCAACCCCTCGGCGCTGCCGCAGGTCACCGTGGACGGCGCGCCCTGGCACAGCGTGGGCGGCTGGGACCACTTCGGGGAGACCGAGTGA
- a CDS encoding Lrp/AsnC ligand binding domain-containing protein, whose product MVQAYILIQTEVGKASTVADTISKIQGVIQAEDVTGPYDVIVRAQADTVDELGRMVVAKVQQVDGITRTLTCPVVHL is encoded by the coding sequence GTGGTTCAGGCGTACATCCTCATCCAGACCGAGGTGGGCAAGGCGTCGACCGTCGCCGACACCATCTCCAAGATCCAGGGGGTCATCCAGGCCGAAGACGTGACCGGTCCGTACGACGTGATCGTGCGCGCGCAGGCGGACACCGTCGACGAGCTGGGCCGCATGGTGGTCGCCAAGGTCCAGCAAGTGGACGGCATCACGCGCACCCTCACCTGCCCGGTCGTTCATCTGTAG
- a CDS encoding NAD(P)H-dependent glycerol-3-phosphate dehydrogenase has protein sequence MTKAAVFGNGSWGTAFAMVLADAGCEVSLWGRRAELAKEINATRVNPDYLPGVELPAAITATADPAEAAHDADFTVLVVPSQTLRGNLAAWSPMLAPDTVLVSLMKGVELGTAKRMSEVITEVADVPAERVAVLTGPNLAKEIAARQPAAAVVACVDETVAQRLQTACMTPYFRPYTNTDVVGCELGGAVKNVIGLAVGIANGMGLGDNSKATLITRGLAETTRLGLAMGADPLTFSGLAGLGDLVATCSSPLSRNNTFGTNLGRGMTLQETIAATKQTAEGVKSCESVLDLGRRHGVDMPITETVVSIVHDGKPPVVALKELMSRSAKAERR, from the coding sequence ATGACCAAGGCAGCCGTCTTCGGAAACGGATCCTGGGGTACCGCCTTCGCGATGGTGCTCGCCGACGCGGGCTGCGAGGTGAGCCTCTGGGGCCGCCGCGCCGAACTCGCCAAGGAGATCAACGCGACCCGGGTCAACCCCGACTACCTGCCGGGCGTCGAGCTCCCCGCGGCGATCACGGCCACCGCCGACCCCGCCGAGGCCGCCCACGACGCCGACTTCACCGTCCTCGTCGTGCCCTCGCAGACCCTGCGCGGCAACCTCGCCGCCTGGTCGCCGATGCTCGCGCCCGACACCGTCCTCGTCTCCCTCATGAAGGGCGTCGAACTCGGCACCGCCAAGCGCATGAGCGAGGTCATCACGGAGGTCGCCGACGTGCCCGCCGAGCGCGTGGCCGTCCTCACCGGCCCCAACCTGGCCAAGGAGATCGCCGCCCGGCAGCCCGCCGCCGCCGTCGTCGCCTGCGTCGACGAGACGGTCGCGCAGCGGCTCCAGACCGCCTGCATGACCCCGTACTTCCGCCCGTACACCAACACCGACGTGGTGGGCTGTGAACTCGGCGGCGCGGTCAAGAACGTCATCGGGCTCGCCGTCGGCATCGCCAACGGCATGGGCCTCGGCGACAACTCCAAGGCCACGCTCATCACCCGGGGCCTCGCCGAGACCACCCGGCTCGGCCTCGCCATGGGCGCCGACCCGCTCACCTTCTCCGGCCTCGCGGGCCTCGGCGATCTCGTCGCCACCTGCTCCTCGCCGCTCTCCCGGAACAACACCTTCGGCACCAACCTCGGCCGCGGGATGACCCTCCAGGAGACGATCGCGGCCACCAAGCAGACCGCCGAGGGCGTCAAGTCCTGCGAGTCCGTGCTCGATCTGGGCCGCCGCCACGGCGTCGACATGCCCATCACCGAAACCGTCGTCTCGATCGTCCACGACGGGAAGCCGCCGGTCGTCGCCCTCAAGGAACTGATGTCGCGCAGCGCCAAGGCCGAGCGCCGCTGA
- a CDS encoding lysophospholipid acyltransferase family protein, which produces MPRRRIGFWYRLAAVIAKPPLVVLFKRDWRGMEHIPADGGFITAVNHNSYLDPLSYAHYQYNTGRVPRLLAKAALFKAPFVGMMLRGTGQIPVYRETTNALDAFRAAVDAIERGECVAFYPEGTLTRDPDMWPMAGKTGAARVALLTRAPVIPVAQWGANLAMPPYAKENKLSLFPRKTLIVQAGPPVDLSRFYGLEPTPEVLREATEVIMAAITAILEQVRGEQAPAEPYDHRKARLEQRRKAAEGGTK; this is translated from the coding sequence GTGCCCCGCCGCAGAATCGGCTTCTGGTACCGCCTCGCGGCGGTCATCGCCAAACCCCCCCTGGTGGTTCTGTTCAAGCGGGACTGGCGCGGTATGGAGCACATTCCGGCCGACGGCGGTTTCATCACCGCGGTCAACCACAACTCCTACCTGGACCCGCTGTCCTACGCGCATTACCAGTACAACACCGGCCGCGTCCCGCGCCTCCTGGCCAAGGCGGCCCTCTTCAAGGCCCCCTTCGTCGGCATGATGCTCCGCGGCACCGGGCAGATCCCCGTCTACCGCGAGACGACCAACGCGCTCGACGCGTTCCGCGCCGCCGTCGACGCCATCGAACGCGGCGAGTGCGTCGCCTTCTACCCCGAGGGCACCCTGACCCGGGACCCCGACATGTGGCCCATGGCGGGCAAGACCGGTGCCGCGCGCGTCGCGCTGCTCACCCGGGCCCCCGTCATCCCGGTGGCCCAGTGGGGCGCCAACCTCGCGATGCCGCCGTACGCCAAGGAGAACAAGCTCAGCCTGTTCCCCCGCAAGACCCTGATCGTGCAGGCCGGTCCGCCCGTCGACCTCTCCCGCTTCTACGGACTCGAACCCACACCCGAGGTGCTCCGCGAGGCGACCGAGGTCATCATGGCCGCGATCACCGCGATCCTGGAGCAGGTCCGCGGCGAACAGGCGCCCGCCGAACCGTACGACCACCGCAAGGCGCGCCTGGAGCAGCGGCGCAAGGCCGCCGAAGGGGGCACCAAATGA